The following coding sequences are from one Mesorhizobium onobrychidis window:
- a CDS encoding peroxiredoxin → MTGQKKVPFVTFLTRVRDDSVQGPNPYRWEERTSDDYFAGKRVILFSLPGAFTPTCSTYQLPNFEDLYEEFKKEGVDAIYCLSVNDAFVMNAWGKSLGLQKVELIPDGSGEFTRKMGMLVAKDNLGFGMRSWRYAALVNDGVVEQWFEEEGFSDNCETDPYGVSSPQNVLHKLKIAA, encoded by the coding sequence ATGACCGGTCAAAAGAAGGTTCCCTTCGTCACGTTTCTCACGCGTGTTCGCGATGATTCAGTCCAGGGGCCAAATCCATACCGCTGGGAGGAAAGAACATCCGACGACTACTTCGCCGGCAAGCGCGTCATCCTGTTCTCGCTCCCTGGCGCTTTCACCCCGACCTGCTCGACCTACCAACTGCCCAATTTCGAAGATCTCTATGAGGAATTTAAGAAGGAAGGAGTTGACGCGATCTACTGCCTCTCCGTCAACGATGCCTTTGTCATGAATGCATGGGGGAAGTCCTTGGGGCTGCAGAAAGTCGAGCTGATCCCGGATGGTTCAGGCGAGTTCACGCGCAAAATGGGCATGCTGGTTGCCAAGGACAATCTCGGCTTCGGTATGCGCTCCTGGCGCTACGCGGCTCTGGTCAATGATGGCGTGGTGGAGCAGTGGTTTGAGGAGGAAGGTTTCTCCGACAACTGCGAGACCGATCCCTATGGCGTCTCATCCCCGCAGAACGTCCTTCACAAATTGAAGATCGCTGCATGA
- the rpoN gene encoding RNA polymerase factor sigma-54, with protein MKSSFGLLQKQSLAASPQLIESIRLLQLTHAELHQFVDQELEKNPLLEHAPIDDGLSGEVAGSTWNGSPDQPRQGKSQTNATNTAPGDRPAFEEFVALAETLHDHVARQISLTAFTPHERLIASQLAGHLDDTGYLQASPSDLAGNLNIPPADVERVLGIVQHFDPPGIFARTLGECLEIQLRQRNRFDPAMAALIANLEMLARRDFQTLKQRCGVDEEDLLDMLQEIRALDPKPGNAFQSGAPECVVPDVWVTPSPGGGWQIELDPNTLPKVLINQSYVAEVSCRAAKKSKDMTFLNECLQNANWLIRSLDQRAKTILKVVTEIVRQQDAFLEYGVAHLRPLNLRTVADAINMHESTVSRVTSNKYMVTPRGVFELKYFFTVAIASCEGGDAHSAEAVRHRIKAMVAEESLDNVLSDDDIADRLKECGIHLARRTVTKYREAMNIPSSIQRRREKRLWRNGDQGLKAS; from the coding sequence ATGAAATCATCGTTTGGCCTACTTCAGAAACAGTCTCTTGCAGCATCGCCTCAACTCATCGAGTCGATTCGCTTGCTGCAACTGACGCATGCCGAACTGCATCAGTTCGTGGATCAGGAGCTCGAGAAGAATCCGCTTCTGGAGCATGCGCCAATCGACGACGGGCTGTCTGGGGAGGTTGCAGGATCGACCTGGAACGGGTCCCCGGACCAGCCCCGGCAAGGGAAATCCCAGACGAACGCGACCAACACCGCGCCTGGTGATCGTCCTGCCTTCGAGGAGTTTGTCGCCTTAGCCGAAACTTTGCACGACCATGTCGCTCGTCAGATCTCCCTCACTGCCTTCACACCGCACGAGCGGCTGATTGCTAGTCAGCTTGCCGGTCATCTGGATGACACTGGCTATCTTCAGGCAAGTCCTTCGGACCTGGCCGGGAACCTGAACATTCCTCCGGCCGATGTGGAACGGGTTCTAGGTATCGTGCAGCACTTCGATCCGCCGGGAATTTTCGCACGAACTCTTGGCGAATGTCTTGAGATACAGCTGCGCCAGCGAAACCGGTTCGACCCGGCGATGGCGGCTTTGATTGCCAACCTTGAGATGCTTGCGCGACGCGATTTTCAGACATTGAAGCAGCGTTGCGGCGTCGATGAAGAGGATCTTCTTGACATGCTGCAGGAAATCCGTGCGCTCGACCCCAAGCCTGGAAACGCATTCCAATCGGGCGCGCCGGAATGCGTCGTACCGGACGTCTGGGTCACGCCCTCGCCCGGAGGTGGATGGCAGATCGAGCTCGATCCGAACACACTGCCCAAGGTGCTGATCAACCAAAGCTATGTCGCGGAGGTTTCATGCCGAGCCGCCAAAAAATCGAAAGACATGACATTTCTCAACGAATGCTTGCAGAACGCGAACTGGTTGATCCGCAGCCTCGATCAGCGGGCCAAGACCATCCTTAAGGTTGTGACCGAGATCGTGCGCCAGCAGGATGCCTTTCTGGAATATGGCGTCGCCCACCTACGGCCACTCAATCTCAGGACGGTCGCTGACGCGATCAACATGCACGAGTCGACTGTAAGCCGGGTGACGTCGAACAAGTACATGGTTACCCCACGCGGGGTGTTCGAACTTAAGTACTTTTTCACTGTCGCGATCGCCTCCTGCGAAGGCGGTGACGCGCACTCCGCCGAAGCCGTCCGCCATCGGATCAAAGCGATGGTCGCCGAAGAATCCCTTGATAACGTGCTTTCGGACGATGACATCGCTGACCGGCTCAAGGAATGCGGCATCCATCTCGCTCGCCGCACCGTCACGAAATATCGCGAGGCGATGAATATCCCCTCCTCCATACAGCGGCGCCGGGAAAAGCGCTTGTGGCGCAACGGCGATCAAGGCCTTAAGGCCTCGTGA
- a CDS encoding nitrogen fixation protein NifQ: MSAQNYVCVGAGQRPAIEPEKGFDEHVLACVLSCALKEVEAGEATATESTGLSLAELREILSRSFPAAAMAAFAFKDVSDPEPLMEEELLRGLLLAHARPSDPASARFAKILARRAMRNGHLWQDLGLLNRAELNRLLAMHFPTLAAGNAQNMKWKKYFYRKLCEAEGFSLCTAPNCRECSDFESCFGPEEGECEERVTPT; this comes from the coding sequence ATGTCCGCTCAAAACTATGTGTGTGTCGGCGCCGGCCAACGGCCCGCGATCGAGCCGGAGAAGGGGTTCGACGAGCATGTGCTTGCCTGTGTCCTCTCGTGTGCGCTCAAGGAGGTCGAGGCCGGCGAGGCGACAGCGACGGAGTCAACCGGCCTTTCCCTTGCCGAGCTGCGCGAGATCCTGTCCCGCAGTTTCCCCGCTGCCGCTATGGCAGCCTTCGCCTTCAAAGACGTCAGCGACCCTGAGCCGCTTATGGAGGAAGAACTTCTGCGCGGCCTGCTGCTGGCGCATGCCCGGCCGAGCGACCCGGCGAGCGCCCGCTTCGCTAAGATCCTCGCCCGGCGCGCCATGCGCAATGGCCATCTGTGGCAAGACCTTGGGCTTCTTAACCGGGCCGAGCTCAACCGCCTGCTTGCCATGCATTTTCCGACGCTAGCGGCGGGCAACGCCCAAAACATGAAATGGAAGAAGTACTTTTATCGCAAACTCTGCGAGGCCGAAGGGTTTTCGCTATGCACTGCGCCCAATTGCCGCGAATGCAGCGATTTCGAAAGTTGCTTCGGCCCGGAAGAGGGCGAATGTGAAGAACGCGTCACACCGACTTAA
- a CDS encoding LLM class flavin-dependent oxidoreductase: MEFATFILAAQRGYHQTPDVVIRNSIEQAVVSEQAGFGTAWFAEHHFNNYSLIPSPLMMVAHCAGVTSTIRLGTAVCVLPLYKPQRLLSEIGFADIVANGRLDLGVGSGYQQFEFERFGVNIDEAPAIFSEHLDILLKGLNHNIFEHDGPYEKIPPTAISVRTVQRPAPPIWMAGGPARMKRAYREGHNFFVTAFHDGLETLRTLRGAIEKAAASEERNVADAKLSLLRCCYASDNEAEINSYLDNARFQRRLSEALHQRRQQSHDGYLLQETPTQQDLSFEAMRKNLPIGSVNRVIDRLLEEIDILKPDQIAIQTQLGDFDQKTMLRQIELWGDKIIPAINKALGNGRV, translated from the coding sequence GTGGAATTCGCCACCTTCATCCTGGCCGCCCAACGTGGCTATCATCAAACCCCCGACGTCGTCATCCGAAACTCCATCGAACAGGCCGTCGTTTCGGAGCAGGCCGGCTTCGGCACAGCCTGGTTCGCAGAACACCACTTCAACAATTACAGCCTGATTCCGTCGCCTTTGATGATGGTGGCGCACTGCGCCGGCGTGACGAGCACCATTCGCCTCGGCACTGCCGTCTGCGTGCTGCCGCTCTACAAACCGCAGCGCCTGCTCTCCGAGATCGGCTTCGCCGATATCGTTGCGAACGGTCGCCTGGATCTCGGCGTCGGCTCGGGATACCAGCAGTTCGAGTTCGAGCGCTTCGGCGTCAATATCGATGAGGCGCCGGCCATCTTTTCGGAACACTTGGACATCCTTCTGAAGGGTCTCAACCACAATATCTTCGAGCACGATGGCCCCTATGAGAAGATACCTCCGACGGCGATTTCGGTACGCACCGTCCAAAGGCCTGCCCCGCCGATCTGGATGGCCGGCGGGCCGGCTCGCATGAAACGGGCCTATCGCGAGGGCCACAATTTCTTTGTCACGGCATTCCACGACGGCCTGGAGACTTTGAGAACGTTGCGCGGAGCGATCGAGAAGGCAGCGGCTTCCGAGGAGCGGAATGTCGCCGATGCCAAGTTATCGCTGCTGCGTTGCTGCTATGCCAGCGACAACGAGGCGGAGATCAACAGCTATCTCGACAACGCCCGTTTCCAGCGCCGCCTGTCCGAGGCGCTGCATCAGCGCCGCCAGCAGAGCCATGACGGCTATCTGCTGCAGGAAACGCCCACCCAGCAGGATCTATCATTCGAGGCAATGCGCAAGAACCTGCCGATCGGCAGTGTGAATCGCGTGATTGATCGCTTGCTGGAAGAGATCGACATCCTCAAACCGGATCAGATTGCAATCCAGACGCAGCTGGGAGATTTCGACCAAAAGACAATGCTGCGCCAGATCGAACTCTGGGGAGACAAGATCATTCCCGCGATCAACAAGGCGCTGGGTAATGGCCGGGTTTGA
- a CDS encoding nuclear transport factor 2 family protein, translated as MTELLNREAIRDCLYRYCRGIDRADEAALRSAYWPDAHDSHGAYRGSAEGFIRFALGIFKTGPRNVHQITNILIEFINPAEAAVESYFSALQRGPDNDGGERQMLLCGRYCDLFQKREGEWRIAERTVVYDWVEEQIPPTVLEPERFGPRQPIGAPHPDDPVYALGKRRIASREDAFSASERERRISGDDGL; from the coding sequence ATTACCGAACTACTCAACCGTGAGGCGATCCGTGACTGCCTTTATCGGTACTGCCGCGGGATAGACCGCGCCGATGAGGCGGCACTGCGCAGCGCGTACTGGCCCGATGCGCATGACAGTCATGGGGCGTATCGCGGCTCAGCCGAGGGCTTCATTCGGTTTGCGCTCGGTATCTTCAAAACCGGACCGCGCAACGTCCATCAAATCACGAACATCCTGATCGAATTCATCAACCCGGCAGAAGCTGCAGTCGAGAGCTATTTCTCCGCGCTCCAGCGCGGACCGGACAATGACGGAGGAGAACGCCAGATGCTGCTATGCGGCCGTTACTGCGATCTGTTTCAGAAGAGGGAAGGGGAGTGGCGGATTGCCGAACGGACGGTGGTCTACGATTGGGTCGAGGAGCAGATCCCACCGACGGTACTTGAGCCAGAACGGTTCGGGCCGCGACAGCCGATTGGAGCACCGCACCCGGACGATCCGGTCTACGCGCTCGGGAAGCGTCGCATCGCTTCTCGCGAGGATGCCTTCTCAGCTTCCGAACGGGAGAGACGCATCAGTGGGGACGATGGGCTATGA
- a CDS encoding cytochrome P450 — MATKPVPDHVPPEMVGDFSLFTSPGMSPTPNGDPHAAVACVHAGPSIFYSPWNTRTGLGTWVITRAADQRRVLQETEAFSSHRSIFASALGEDWPMIPLELDPPSHGVFRSLLNPLFSPKRVTELEPSIRERAATLIDRIASPGTSCDVMKDFAFPFAVNIFLRFLGLPDHRLDTFVGWAKDLLHGDDVRRPAAARTIVSFIDELAAMRRKKPVDDFMSFIVQAQVEGRGLTDEEVRGIGVLIFVAGLDTVAAAIGFDLAYLARNLKDQELLRNEPDRIVLAAEELLRAYPSVQMIRVARKDIDFEGAPIRKGDYVSCATMIANRDPAEFESPNTADLTREDNRHAAFGYGPHRCLGSHLARREIVIGLEEWLARIPPFRIKEGTAPITHGGHVFGIENLILDWA, encoded by the coding sequence ATGGCGACCAAACCGGTTCCAGATCATGTCCCGCCGGAAATGGTGGGCGACTTCAGTCTTTTTACGTCACCAGGCATGTCCCCGACGCCCAATGGCGACCCGCACGCAGCAGTCGCTTGCGTGCATGCCGGACCGTCGATCTTTTATTCGCCGTGGAACACGCGCACCGGGTTGGGTACTTGGGTCATCACTCGCGCCGCAGATCAGCGCAGGGTGCTCCAGGAGACCGAAGCCTTTTCCAGTCATCGCAGCATTTTCGCATCCGCACTGGGCGAAGACTGGCCCATGATCCCGCTCGAACTCGATCCACCGTCCCACGGGGTCTTTCGCTCACTGCTCAATCCGCTGTTTTCGCCAAAGCGGGTAACGGAATTGGAACCGAGCATCCGCGAGCGAGCGGCAACGCTCATCGACAGGATCGCCTCGCCGGGCACAAGCTGCGACGTCATGAAGGATTTCGCCTTTCCTTTCGCGGTCAACATCTTCCTTCGCTTTCTAGGGCTGCCGGATCACCGTCTCGATACATTTGTCGGCTGGGCGAAAGATCTGCTCCACGGCGACGATGTGAGACGGCCGGCGGCGGCTCGGACGATCGTGTCGTTCATTGACGAACTGGCGGCGATGCGCCGCAAAAAGCCCGTCGACGATTTCATGAGCTTCATCGTGCAGGCACAGGTCGAGGGTCGCGGCCTGACAGACGAGGAGGTCCGGGGCATTGGCGTGCTTATCTTCGTGGCGGGGCTCGACACGGTCGCTGCAGCCATAGGCTTTGACTTGGCCTATCTCGCGCGCAACCTGAAAGACCAGGAATTGCTGCGCAACGAACCGGACCGGATCGTGCTCGCAGCCGAAGAATTGCTGCGCGCCTATCCAAGCGTTCAGATGATCCGCGTGGCAAGGAAAGATATCGATTTCGAAGGCGCGCCGATCCGCAAGGGGGACTATGTTTCCTGCGCCACGATGATTGCAAATCGTGATCCGGCGGAATTCGAATCCCCCAACACGGCCGATCTGACGCGAGAGGACAACCGCCACGCCGCCTTTGGCTATGGTCCCCACCGTTGCCTTGGCTCACACCTTGCCCGACGGGAGATTGTCATTGGCCTGGAGGAGTGGCTGGCGCGCATACCGCCCTTTCGGATCAAGGAGGGAACAGCACCCATCACCCATGGCGGCCATGTGTTCGGGATCGAAAATCTGATCCTGGACTGGGCTTGA
- a CDS encoding IS110 family transposase, with protein MSPSFDASKSLTTLDQDSTLVAVIEMSQTKWLIAATVPGFERNPLKKLDADPDSVLRLLRRWRSEAIQAGREVRRIVVAYEAGRDGFWLARWLQARAVEAYVIHPSSVAVSREHRRAKTDRLDTELLMRAFLGWLRGEKRHCSMAAIPTIDEEEARRPNRERDNLVRERTRIVNRIKAILARFGIRAFKPNLRKAAEKLEALHTAEGMPLPERSRAELRRNLGRLHLLREQIHEIEQERLRQLSVVPDTEKGPLAMVRLLARISGVGIETADMLVNEILSRGLRDRRAVARYAGLTGAPDESGQRRREKGLARAGNARVRYGMILLAWRFLQFQKDSALAHWFCARTADGRGGTRKTMIVALARKLLIAFWRLVTTGEIPTGVALRPV; from the coding sequence ATGTCACCATCCTTTGATGCAAGCAAATCCCTTACCACCCTTGATCAAGACAGCACGTTGGTCGCAGTGATTGAGATGAGCCAGACAAAGTGGCTCATTGCTGCGACGGTCCCTGGCTTTGAACGTAACCCTCTCAAGAAGCTCGATGCCGACCCGGATTCGGTGCTCAGGCTGTTGCGCCGCTGGCGCAGCGAAGCCATCCAGGCCGGGCGTGAAGTCCGGCGCATCGTTGTCGCCTATGAGGCTGGACGCGACGGCTTTTGGTTGGCGCGCTGGCTCCAGGCGCGCGCTGTCGAGGCTTATGTCATACATCCATCGAGCGTCGCGGTTTCCCGCGAACATCGGCGTGCCAAGACCGATCGCCTCGATACCGAACTGTTGATGCGCGCCTTTCTTGGCTGGCTGCGGGGCGAGAAGCGCCACTGCAGCATGGCAGCCATCCCAACCATCGATGAGGAGGAGGCCCGCCGTCCGAACCGTGAACGAGACAATCTCGTCCGCGAACGTACACGGATCGTCAACCGCATCAAGGCAATCCTCGCTCGCTTCGGCATTCGCGCCTTCAAACCCAATCTGCGCAAAGCTGCCGAGAAACTGGAGGCCCTGCATACCGCGGAAGGTATGCCCCTACCGGAACGAAGCCGAGCCGAGTTGCGCCGTAATCTCGGACGGCTTCACCTGTTGCGTGAACAAATCCACGAGATCGAACAGGAGCGGTTGCGGCAGCTCTCGGTGGTTCCGGACACGGAGAAGGGTCCGCTCGCAATGGTTCGCCTTCTTGCGCGGATCAGCGGTGTCGGTATCGAGACTGCGGACATGCTGGTGAATGAGATTCTCTCACGCGGCCTGCGTGATCGGAGAGCCGTCGCCCGCTATGCCGGACTTACCGGGGCGCCGGATGAGAGCGGCCAACGCAGGCGCGAGAAAGGTCTTGCGCGGGCCGGCAACGCTCGCGTCCGCTACGGCATGATCCTATTGGCTTGGCGGTTCCTCCAATTCCAAAAGGACAGCGCGCTGGCGCACTGGTTTTGCGCGAGAACGGCCGATGGCCGTGGCGGTACGCGCAAGACAATGATCGTGGCTTTGGCACGCAAGCTGCTGATTGCATTCTGGCGACTTGTCACGACCGGCGAGATCCCGACGGGAGTAGCCCTGCGTCCGGTATAA
- a CDS encoding hemin-degrading factor — MHQPEKPSPERIRRAREDSPKIRGRDLAAQLGISEAELVAAHCGFGTVRIEPRVNDVLAGLGAVGEVMALTRNDSAVHEKIGFYDKVFTGKHHAIVLGNDIDLRIFLKVWAHGFAVETRDGGEIRRSLQFFDAAGEAVHKVHLRPSSNLYAYQKLTGELQSSNQESILSVKQRSAENVAKIPDQAATGDDLREHWSRLTDVHQFFDMLKTLKLDRRQAVRMVGQDYAWLLDNDAVSAMFHHAAEDEMPIMCFVGNRGCIQIHSGPIKSVKQIGPSINVLDDTFHLHLRTHHIREVWAVRKPTKDGHVTSLEAYGADGKMIIQFFGTRKEGEPERDDWRLLTENLPRTPSAPGA; from the coding sequence ATGCACCAGCCCGAGAAACCTTCGCCGGAGAGAATTCGGCGGGCACGGGAAGACAGCCCCAAAATCCGCGGCCGGGATCTCGCTGCCCAATTGGGTATTTCGGAAGCGGAGCTCGTCGCGGCACATTGTGGTTTTGGCACGGTGCGCATCGAGCCGCGTGTGAATGACGTGCTAGCCGGCCTCGGCGCGGTTGGCGAGGTCATGGCGCTGACCCGCAATGACAGTGCCGTGCATGAGAAGATAGGCTTCTACGATAAGGTGTTCACGGGCAAGCATCACGCTATCGTGCTCGGCAATGACATTGATCTGCGCATCTTCCTGAAGGTGTGGGCGCATGGCTTTGCCGTCGAGACACGCGATGGCGGGGAGATCCGCCGCAGCCTGCAATTCTTCGACGCCGCCGGCGAGGCAGTGCACAAGGTGCATCTGAGGCCGTCCTCCAACCTCTACGCCTATCAAAAACTGACAGGCGAGCTCCAATCCTCAAACCAGGAATCAATCCTGTCGGTTAAGCAGAGGTCAGCCGAAAATGTCGCAAAGATTCCGGACCAAGCCGCTACCGGCGACGACCTACGGGAGCACTGGAGCCGGCTGACCGACGTGCATCAGTTCTTCGACATGCTGAAGACGCTGAAGCTCGACCGCCGCCAGGCGGTGCGCATGGTCGGCCAGGATTACGCCTGGCTGCTCGACAACGATGCCGTCAGCGCCATGTTCCATCATGCGGCCGAGGACGAGATGCCGATCATGTGCTTCGTCGGCAATCGTGGCTGCATCCAGATCCATTCCGGCCCTATCAAGTCGGTCAAGCAGATCGGGCCTTCGATCAACGTGCTCGACGACACTTTCCACCTGCATCTCAGGACCCACCACATCCGCGAGGTTTGGGCTGTGCGCAAGCCGACCAAGGACGGCCATGTCACCTCTCTCGAAGCCTATGGCGCCGACGGCAAGATGATCATCCAGTTTTTCGGGACGCGCAAGGAAGGCGAACCCGAGCGTGACGATTGGCGGTTATTGACCGAGAACCTGCCGCGCACTCCCAGCGCACCCGGGGCTTGA
- a CDS encoding iron-sulfur cluster assembly accessory protein: MITLTDKAVAAVKTALSAASEPAEGFRIMVQAGGCSGFKYSMGLESVSREGDAIIETDGIKVFIDAGSQFHVAGMAVDFVTGLETSGFVFDNPNASGKCSCGKSFS; the protein is encoded by the coding sequence ATGATTACGCTCACCGACAAGGCCGTTGCCGCAGTTAAGACCGCTCTTTCCGCCGCTAGTGAGCCGGCAGAAGGCTTTCGCATCATGGTCCAGGCTGGCGGCTGCTCTGGTTTCAAATACTCAATGGGCTTGGAGAGCGTCTCGCGCGAGGGCGACGCGATCATCGAGACCGATGGGATCAAGGTGTTCATAGACGCCGGCTCCCAGTTCCATGTCGCCGGCATGGCCGTCGACTTCGTCACGGGTCTCGAAACCTCCGGCTTTGTCTTCGACAATCCGAATGCGAGCGGGAAGTGCTCCTGCGGCAAGTCATTTAGTTGA
- the nifS gene encoding cysteine desulfurase NifS has product MKVVYLDNNATTRIDPEVVEAMLPLLTHQFGNPSSAHGFGALAGAALRNARRQLQALIGAEFDDEITFTSGGTESDNAAILSALEVMPDRTEIVTSAVEHPAVLTLCAHLEETRRVKVHRIPVDRHGRLDVDAYRAALSPNVAIVSIMWANNETGTIFPVAKLAELAKEVGALFHTDAVQAVGKLPIDLKSTAIDMLSLSSHKLHGPKGVGALFVKRGVRFHSLIKGGHQESDRRAGTENTPGIVGLGTAAKLALKFMDDETRRIKRLRDRLENGLLQRVPNTFVNGDPLERLPNTANITFEPIQGNGILNLLDRDGIVCSSGSACTSGCAEPSHVLRAMKIPHGAVRFSFARDNDQEDVDRVLEVLPAIVEKLRDAPISGPDRRSTEDLQCVPGLIARRTGDHS; this is encoded by the coding sequence ATGAAAGTTGTCTATCTCGACAACAACGCAACGACACGGATCGATCCTGAAGTCGTTGAAGCGATGTTGCCGTTGCTTACGCATCAATTCGGCAACCCTTCGTCGGCGCACGGTTTTGGCGCCCTTGCCGGCGCCGCGTTGAGAAACGCGCGGCGGCAGTTGCAGGCGCTGATCGGCGCGGAGTTCGACGACGAGATCACCTTCACCTCGGGCGGAACGGAAAGCGACAATGCGGCCATTCTTTCGGCGCTCGAGGTGATGCCTGACCGTACCGAGATCGTGACTTCCGCCGTCGAACATCCAGCCGTGCTGACGCTCTGCGCGCATCTTGAGGAGACGCGCCGCGTCAAGGTGCACAGGATCCCGGTAGATCGCCACGGCCGGCTCGACGTTGACGCTTACCGGGCTGCTCTCAGCCCAAACGTGGCAATCGTCTCGATCATGTGGGCCAACAACGAGACTGGTACGATCTTCCCTGTCGCCAAGCTCGCCGAATTGGCCAAGGAAGTCGGCGCCCTTTTCCACACTGATGCCGTGCAGGCAGTCGGCAAGCTCCCGATTGACCTGAAATCGACCGCAATCGACATGCTGTCGCTCTCCAGCCATAAATTGCATGGACCGAAGGGGGTCGGCGCACTTTTCGTCAAGCGCGGTGTGCGCTTCCACTCGCTGATCAAGGGGGGTCACCAAGAGAGCGACCGGCGTGCGGGCACCGAAAACACGCCCGGCATCGTCGGGCTCGGCACGGCAGCCAAACTCGCCTTGAAATTCATGGATGACGAGACCAGACGGATAAAGCGGCTCCGGGACCGGCTGGAGAACGGGCTTCTCCAGCGTGTGCCAAACACCTTCGTCAACGGCGACCCGCTGGAGCGCTTGCCAAACACCGCAAACATCACCTTCGAACCCATCCAAGGCAATGGAATCCTGAATCTCCTCGACCGCGACGGCATCGTCTGTTCCTCGGGATCCGCCTGCACCTCCGGCTGTGCGGAGCCGAGCCATGTCCTGAGGGCGATGAAAATACCACATGGGGCGGTCCGCTTCTCTTTCGCGCGTGACAACGACCAAGAAGACGTGGACCGGGTGCTCGAGGTCTTGCCTGCAATCGTGGAGAAGCTGCGCGACGCCCCCATTTCTGGGCCGGATAGGCGGAGTACCGAAGACCTTCAATGCGTTCCAGGTCTCATCGCCAGAAGAACCGGCGACCATTCATGA
- the nifV gene encoding homocitrate synthase has product MSSRIFLNDTTLRDGEQAPGVAFTVAEKLEIAESLAAAGVPEIEIGTPVMGADEIDTIRAAVARGLPVRLTAWCRMTSEDFDAAVESGVPAVNLSLPASDIQLAAKLGLDQAGALQLIERMVGRAIASGFFVAVGCEDASRAERDHLARVIETAARAGASRVRLADTVGVLDPFSTFELVTQLAAQSPVDLEFHAHNDLGLATANTLAAIRAGARHASVTVLGLGERAGNAALEEVAAAMAVLQGADTGIDLTALPALAAEVAQAARRSIAATKPIVGADVFAHESGIHVAGLLKDPRTYQGLDPVLVGRCRRIVIGKHSGATAIAHVLSESGRDLDPDLAAAMLACVRRKAAEIKSSITAIQLVDLYDRMCSDAVGRDLGIG; this is encoded by the coding sequence ATGAGCAGTCGGATCTTTCTCAACGATACAACCCTGCGCGACGGCGAGCAGGCACCCGGCGTTGCCTTCACTGTGGCGGAAAAGCTTGAGATCGCCGAGTCGCTTGCGGCAGCCGGCGTTCCGGAGATCGAGATCGGCACGCCGGTTATGGGCGCCGACGAAATCGACACAATTCGCGCTGCGGTTGCACGGGGCCTCCCGGTGCGGCTCACGGCCTGGTGCCGGATGACCTCGGAGGATTTCGATGCAGCGGTCGAGAGCGGCGTCCCCGCCGTCAATCTGTCGTTGCCTGCGTCGGACATCCAACTTGCCGCCAAGCTCGGCCTCGATCAGGCAGGAGCGCTCCAGCTCATCGAGCGTATGGTCGGGCGCGCAATCGCCAGCGGCTTCTTCGTCGCGGTGGGCTGCGAGGATGCTTCGCGGGCCGAGCGGGATCATCTCGCCCGCGTTATTGAGACGGCAGCGCGCGCCGGCGCGAGCCGTGTCAGGCTGGCCGACACGGTCGGCGTCCTCGACCCCTTTTCGACCTTCGAACTTGTCACCCAGCTCGCAGCGCAGTCTCCCGTCGACCTTGAATTCCATGCGCACAACGATCTCGGCCTCGCTACCGCCAACACGCTGGCGGCGATCCGCGCCGGCGCGCGCCATGCCTCGGTCACCGTCCTTGGACTCGGCGAGCGCGCGGGCAATGCCGCGCTGGAAGAGGTGGCCGCCGCGATGGCCGTGCTCCAGGGCGCAGATACCGGCATCGACCTGACCGCACTGCCCGCCCTGGCAGCCGAGGTGGCGCAGGCAGCCCGCCGATCGATAGCCGCCACTAAGCCGATCGTCGGGGCCGATGTTTTTGCCCATGAATCCGGCATTCACGTCGCAGGGCTGCTGAAGGACCCGCGTACATATCAGGGGCTCGATCCAGTTCTCGTGGGCCGTTGCCGGCGTATCGTCATCGGCAAGCATTCTGGCGCCACCGCGATTGCCCATGTGCTGAGCGAAAGCGGCCGCGACCTTGACCCCGATCTGGCAGCCGCGATGCTTGCCTGCGTCCGCCGCAAGGCGGCCGAGATCAAATCGAGCATCACAGCGATTCAACTGGTCGATCTCTACGACAGAATGTGCAGCGATGCGGTCGGCAGAGATCTTGGAATCGGGTGA